In Gopherus flavomarginatus isolate rGopFla2 chromosome 5, rGopFla2.mat.asm, whole genome shotgun sequence, one DNA window encodes the following:
- the ZC3H14 gene encoding zinc finger CCCH domain-containing protein 14 isoform X1 produces the protein MEIGTEISRKIRGAIKGKLQELGAYVDEELPDYIMVMVANKKSQEQMTEDLSLFLGNNTVRFTVWLHGVLDKLRSVTTEPTSLKSSDSNIFESNLPSSKSSSCGSDERRCEEMLPPLAVSSTRAERNDSRVSTSSQEQRAAAARQSYEDGSASRLMSTVRPLRELSPSEAVIDIKPEPDDLIDEDLNFVQENPLLSRKKAVVTVTYGSSRPTAEIYRPPASRSTDGHIHLQRLPQQGSLQGGRQLDMESCRSLETIPLCDPEAFGSLAESYRPTSKLSADKISSEEESSRKRKLPVISSVVKVKKFSNDGEEEEEEEEDYGLRIGSISSSVSVPAKPERRPSLPPSKQANKNLILKAISEAQESVTKTTNYSTVPQKQTVPVAPRTRIAQDETLLEVIHVQSRPSRVSAQVEAEEPEEQTLERIQGTQQTQLFSRLQTEPLIEETLQMTQDYYDVESVVHTDTRSFILKKPKLSEEIVVLQNQELGKKAAEAMRALSGRLIQTREQLAQPEKPASPKFIVTLDGVPSPPGYISDQEEEESCITEGVKPVTQNAAANKGLKSFQAQQMQVISRQLESPYVEMEELTVLQKQEKVLERCKYWPACKNGDECAYHHPTLPCKVFPSCKFADKCLFIHPNCKYDAKCTKSDCPYTHASRRIPLPPPKPAPLQAPPATSNSQLCRFFPACKKMECPFYHPKHCRFNTQCTRPDCPFYHPTIAVPPRHALKWTRTQTRNST, from the exons ATGAAGAGCTCCCTGATTATATTATGGTCATGGTGGCCAACAAGAAGAGTCAGGAGCAGATGACAGAGGACCTTTCCCTTTTCCTAGGAAACAACACTGTCCGGTTTACTGTATG gCTACACGGTGTGTTAGATAAACTTCGGTCTGTAACTACTG AACCTACTAGCCTAAAGTCTTCAGACTCTAACATCTTTGAGAGCAACTTGCCTTCCAGCAAAAGCAGTTCATGTGGGAGTGATGAAAGACGGTGTGAGGAAATGCTACCACCTCTTGCAGTCTCCAGCACTCGGGCTGAAAGAAACGATTCCAGAGTTTCAACCAGCTCACAAGAGCAGAGAGCTGCTGCTGCCCG GCAGTCTTATGAAGATGGATCTGCATCCCGCTTAATGTCAACAGTCAGGCCTCTAAGAGAGTTGTCGCCTTCTGAAGCTGTGATTGACATTAAACCTGAACCAGATGATCTCATTGATGAAGACCTAAATTTTGTGCAGGAGAATCCATTGTTGTCTCGGAAGAAAGCTGTTGTAACTGTAACTTATGGATCTTCCCGTCCTACTGCTGAAATCTACAGACCACCAGCTAGCAGAAGCACGGACGGCCATATACACTTACAAAGATTGCCGCAGCAAGGCAGTCTACAGGGTGGTAGGCAGTTGGACATGGAAAGCTGCAGGTCTTTGGAAACAATCCCGCTATGTGATCCAGAAGCATTTGGCAGCTTAGCAGAGAGTTACAGGCCCACCTCCAAACTGAGTGCTGATAAAATAAGCAGTGAG GAAGAAAGCTCCAGGAAGAGAAAATTGCCAGTTATAAGCTCAGTGGTCAAAGTGAAAAAGTTCAGTAatgatggggaggaggaggaggaggaggaggaagactatGGGTTACGAATAGGAAGTATCTCCAGCAGCGTGTCTGTACCAGCAAAGCCTGAAAGAAG acctTCACTACCACCCTCCAAACAGGCCAATAAGAATTTAATACTGAAAGCTATATCTGAAGCTCAGGAATCAGTTACAAAGACAACCAACTATTCCACAG TTCCACAGAAGCAGACAGTTCCAGTTGCACCCAGAACAAGAATTGCCCAAGATGAAACTCTATTAGAAGTGATCCATGTACAGAGCCGACCTTCCAGAGTGAGCGCCCAGGTTGAGGCAGAAGAACCCGAGGAACAGACATTAGAAAGAATTCAAG GAACTCAACAAACGCAGCTCTTTTCCCGACTCCAGACTGAACCGTTAATTGAAGAAACTTTGCAAATGACTCAAG ATTATTATGACGTGGAGTCTGTGGTCCACACTGATACTAGATCATTTATTCTGAAAAAACCAAAGCTATCTGAGGAAATAGTAGTGCTACAGAACCAGGAATTGGGAAAGAAGGCTGCAGAGGCAATGCGGGCACTTTCAGGACGTCTTATACAGACAAG aGAGCAGCTTGCACAACCAGAAAAGCCTGCTAGTCCCAAATTCATTGTGACACTGGATGGTgtgcccagcccaccagggtacaTCTCTGATCAAGAAGAGGAGGAGAGCTGTATAACTGAAGGAGTAAAGCCAGTTACCCAAAATGCAGCTGCAAACAAGGGATTAAAAAGCTTTCAAGCACAGCAGATGCAGGTTATAAGCAGGCAGCTGGAGAGCCCTTATG TGGAGATGGAGGAATTGACTGTGCTGCAGAAACAAGAGAAAGTGCTTGAGCGTTGCAAGTACTGGCCTGCCTGTAAAAATGGAGATGAATGTGCATACCACCATCCCACATTACCATGCAA agtcTTTCCCAGTTGCAAATTTGCTGATAAGTGCCTGTTTATCCACCCCAACTGTAAATACGATGCAAAGTGTACTAAGTCAGACTGCCCTTACACTCACGCCAGCCGACGAATCCCATTGCCGCCTCCCAAACCAG CACCACTACAAGCACCACCAGCAACCTCCAACAGTCAGCTCTGCAGATTTTTCCCTGCTTGTAAGAAAATGGAATGTCCATTTTATCATCCAaaa
- the ZC3H14 gene encoding zinc finger CCCH domain-containing protein 14 isoform X2, producing the protein MEIGTEISRKIRGAIKGKLQELGAYVDEELPDYIMVMVANKKSQEQMTEDLSLFLGNNTVRFTVWLHGVLDKLRSVTTEPTSLKSSDSNIFESNLPSSKSSSCGSDERRCEEMLPPLAVSSTRAERNDSRVSTSSQEQRAAAARQSYEDGSASRLMSTVRPLRELSPSEAVIDIKPEPDDLIDEDLNFVQENPLLSRKKAVVTVTYGSSRPTAEIYRPPASRSTDGHIHLQRLPQQGSLQGGRQLDMESCRSLETIPLCDPEAFGSLAESYRPTSKLSADKISSEEESSRKRKLPVISSVVKVKKFSNDGEEEEEEEEDYGLRIGSISSSVSVPAKPERRPSLPPSKQANKNLILKAISEAQESVTKTTNYSTVPQKQTVPVAPRTRIAQDETLLEVIHVQSRPSRVSAQVEAEEPEEQTLERIQGTQQTQLFSRLQTEPLIEETLQMTQDYYDVESVVHTDTRSFILKKPKLSEEIVVLQNQELGKKAAEAMRALSGRLIQTREQLAQPEKPASPKFIVTLDGVPSPPGYISDQEEEESCITEGVKPVTQNAAANKGLKSFQAQQMQVISRQLESPYVEMEELTVLQKQEKVLERCKYWPACKNGDECAYHHPTLPCKVFPSCKFADKCLFIHPNCKYDAKCTKSDCPYTHASRRIPLPPPKPAPLQAPPATSNSQLCRFFPACKKMECPFYHPKHCRFNTQCTRPDCPFYHPTIAVPPRHALKWTRTQTSE; encoded by the exons ATGAAGAGCTCCCTGATTATATTATGGTCATGGTGGCCAACAAGAAGAGTCAGGAGCAGATGACAGAGGACCTTTCCCTTTTCCTAGGAAACAACACTGTCCGGTTTACTGTATG gCTACACGGTGTGTTAGATAAACTTCGGTCTGTAACTACTG AACCTACTAGCCTAAAGTCTTCAGACTCTAACATCTTTGAGAGCAACTTGCCTTCCAGCAAAAGCAGTTCATGTGGGAGTGATGAAAGACGGTGTGAGGAAATGCTACCACCTCTTGCAGTCTCCAGCACTCGGGCTGAAAGAAACGATTCCAGAGTTTCAACCAGCTCACAAGAGCAGAGAGCTGCTGCTGCCCG GCAGTCTTATGAAGATGGATCTGCATCCCGCTTAATGTCAACAGTCAGGCCTCTAAGAGAGTTGTCGCCTTCTGAAGCTGTGATTGACATTAAACCTGAACCAGATGATCTCATTGATGAAGACCTAAATTTTGTGCAGGAGAATCCATTGTTGTCTCGGAAGAAAGCTGTTGTAACTGTAACTTATGGATCTTCCCGTCCTACTGCTGAAATCTACAGACCACCAGCTAGCAGAAGCACGGACGGCCATATACACTTACAAAGATTGCCGCAGCAAGGCAGTCTACAGGGTGGTAGGCAGTTGGACATGGAAAGCTGCAGGTCTTTGGAAACAATCCCGCTATGTGATCCAGAAGCATTTGGCAGCTTAGCAGAGAGTTACAGGCCCACCTCCAAACTGAGTGCTGATAAAATAAGCAGTGAG GAAGAAAGCTCCAGGAAGAGAAAATTGCCAGTTATAAGCTCAGTGGTCAAAGTGAAAAAGTTCAGTAatgatggggaggaggaggaggaggaggaggaagactatGGGTTACGAATAGGAAGTATCTCCAGCAGCGTGTCTGTACCAGCAAAGCCTGAAAGAAG acctTCACTACCACCCTCCAAACAGGCCAATAAGAATTTAATACTGAAAGCTATATCTGAAGCTCAGGAATCAGTTACAAAGACAACCAACTATTCCACAG TTCCACAGAAGCAGACAGTTCCAGTTGCACCCAGAACAAGAATTGCCCAAGATGAAACTCTATTAGAAGTGATCCATGTACAGAGCCGACCTTCCAGAGTGAGCGCCCAGGTTGAGGCAGAAGAACCCGAGGAACAGACATTAGAAAGAATTCAAG GAACTCAACAAACGCAGCTCTTTTCCCGACTCCAGACTGAACCGTTAATTGAAGAAACTTTGCAAATGACTCAAG ATTATTATGACGTGGAGTCTGTGGTCCACACTGATACTAGATCATTTATTCTGAAAAAACCAAAGCTATCTGAGGAAATAGTAGTGCTACAGAACCAGGAATTGGGAAAGAAGGCTGCAGAGGCAATGCGGGCACTTTCAGGACGTCTTATACAGACAAG aGAGCAGCTTGCACAACCAGAAAAGCCTGCTAGTCCCAAATTCATTGTGACACTGGATGGTgtgcccagcccaccagggtacaTCTCTGATCAAGAAGAGGAGGAGAGCTGTATAACTGAAGGAGTAAAGCCAGTTACCCAAAATGCAGCTGCAAACAAGGGATTAAAAAGCTTTCAAGCACAGCAGATGCAGGTTATAAGCAGGCAGCTGGAGAGCCCTTATG TGGAGATGGAGGAATTGACTGTGCTGCAGAAACAAGAGAAAGTGCTTGAGCGTTGCAAGTACTGGCCTGCCTGTAAAAATGGAGATGAATGTGCATACCACCATCCCACATTACCATGCAA agtcTTTCCCAGTTGCAAATTTGCTGATAAGTGCCTGTTTATCCACCCCAACTGTAAATACGATGCAAAGTGTACTAAGTCAGACTGCCCTTACACTCACGCCAGCCGACGAATCCCATTGCCGCCTCCCAAACCAG CACCACTACAAGCACCACCAGCAACCTCCAACAGTCAGCTCTGCAGATTTTTCCCTGCTTGTAAGAAAATGGAATGTCCATTTTATCATCCAaaa